The Bacteroidota bacterium genome contains a region encoding:
- a CDS encoding winged helix-turn-helix transcriptional regulator: MTATPTYSHTHNPTPIDGFDYRRIDIAEVRKHLNQFVKDVNQKAATPKERIRGGLFLTLLKVCDAYVRQNNRVGCLTINPIPCRMNNVRLAHLVKVDKRTILNHLSKLEDMGIVQKTFRGTKADYELTVPAWILLYDPQSPN, encoded by the coding sequence ATGACAGCAACCCCCACCTATAGCCATACCCATAACCCCACCCCCATAGACGGGTTTGATTACCGCAGGATAGACATTGCAGAAGTCCGCAAACACCTTAACCAGTTTGTAAAGGATGTGAACCAAAAGGCAGCCACCCCCAAAGAGCGCATCCGGGGCGGTTTGTTCCTTACTTTGTTAAAAGTATGCGATGCCTACGTGCGCCAAAACAACCGTGTAGGGTGTTTGACCATTAACCCAATTCCCTGCCGCATGAACAATGTGCGGTTAGCCCACCTTGTCAAAGTGGACAAACGCACCATTTTAAACCACCTTTCCAAACTGGAGGACATGGGGATTGTACAAAAGACCTTTCGGGGGACAAAAGCCGATTACGAGTTAACCGTGCCCGCATGGATATTGCTGTACGACCCCCAAAGCCCTAACC